In one Heteronotia binoei isolate CCM8104 ecotype False Entrance Well chromosome 1, APGP_CSIRO_Hbin_v1, whole genome shotgun sequence genomic region, the following are encoded:
- the LOC132587179 gene encoding ankyrin repeat domain-containing protein 9-like yields MTSNQASLQDDQSRHCKFLSYMFYQAVRDHKPVWMLEDMRTMEYFYWEENASLRTYSPSEALLYAVVHNHLPYAQYLLSHFPEEALKVPGEHFCCCPSSAPHLAMAVTYDRRDILGLIISIAHKLPNLNSYINRTGCFHLEDGKTPLHLACELLRSETVLILLGNGASPRIEDSKGLTPLDVILEQMWESRVNAASKKLCLDYLLLFMPNPRFKMRGFLREHPEHWALLLGEDKFNSLVGNIPASLYLQAMQTILQTLPPSHFPKSIQELPIPQALKPLPCMGKQHPTKDVIRCSLSYKDESTCTF; encoded by the coding sequence ATGACCAGTAACCAGGCTAGCTTACAGGACGATCAGAGCAGGCACTGCAAGTTCCTATCCTATATGTTCTACCAGGCTGTCAGAGATCACAAGCCTGTGTGGATGCTTGAAGATATGAGGACTATGGAGTATTTTTACTGGGAGGAAAATGCCAGCTTGAGGACTTATTCTCCTTCGGAAGCCCTGCTATATGCAGTGGTGCACAATCATCTGCCTTATGCCCAGTATCTACTGTCTCATTTTCCAGAGGAGGCTCTCAAAGTCCCTGGAGAACATTTCTGCTGTTGCCCATCCTCTGCCCCTCATCTGGCCATGGCTGTAACATATGACAGGAGAGACATTTTGGGGCTGATCATCAGCATTGCACACAAACTGCCTAATTTGAACTCCTACATCAACAGAACCGGCTGCTTTCATCTGGAAGATGGTAAGACCCCTCTGCATCTTGCCTGtgagcttctgaggtctgagaCAGTCCTCATCCTCCTAGGAAATGGGGCCTCTCCCAGGATAGAGGACAGTAAAGGGCTCACCCCACTGGATGTCATCCTGGAGCAGATGTGGGAGTCCAGAGTCAACGCAGCATCCAAAAAGCTCTGCCTTGATTACCTCTTGTTATTTATGCCGAATCCCCGGTTCAAGATGCGTGGATTCCTACGAGAACACCCAGAGCACTGGGCACTTCTGCTAGGGGAGGACAAGTTCAACAGCCTGGTGGGGAACATACCTGCATCCTTATACCTGCAAGCTATGCAAACTATTCTCCAGACTCTCCCACCTTCCCATTTTCCTAAAAGCATCCAGGAACTCCCTATACCTCAGGCACTGAAGCCCTTGCCCTGTATGGGCAAACAACATCCAACAAAAGATGTG